The region ACGACAGCCGACCGTCGGTGCCGACCGGAAACAGCCACTGAGAGGAGTTCCGGGCGGATTCGCCTGCGGTCCGGTCCGTATCCTGCAGCAAATGGCTGCGGAGCATTTCAAATTCATACCGCCAGTACTTCAACTGTTCCCAGGTCACGGCATGAAGTTGTCCAATCGCCTGTATCCAATTGGCCACGGCCCCCTTAATCTGCCGCTCCTCCCCTTTGTGAATAGCGGCCGAAATCGAGCTGCTGTAATCGGCCAAGACGATTCTTTTGTCGGAAGTGGCGGCAGGGATGTCGTCATAACTGTGAATCCAGGTGCCCGGTCCCACAAAGGAAACGGAAAGAGCGGTCTGCAGCATCTGTTGAAATCCGGTGTGAATGTCCTGCGGGAAGGAGACCCTGCCGCTGCAGGCAAAATGAAAACGCGCTCCAAGCACACGGTAGAGCGCCTCATTGATGGCTGTCAGCTTTCTGCTGTTGCCCCCAAAGTCACCGGTCAGCAGCAGCAGGATGCCATAATTGGGATCGGCATGCTTGAAGGCATATCCATTCCTGGAAGGACCGATAACCTCATTGCAGATGTTAAGCATTAAGAAATACAGCAGGTCAATATTCCTTCCGAATTTCTCCAGTACAATACGCGGCAGCGGATCAGAGATCAGCATCACGAGCTGGCATTCCCGGACGGCGGACCACTCGAAGGAGGCCTGAAGCTCATCAGCAACTATAGAGTAGCCATCCGGCTGTGAGACAACGCCTGACAGCATTTTGTCCCAATACATAGGCAGGGTTTTGTTGATCTCGACATCCCTGCGGATATTCAGCCGCCGCGCTTCATCATCTTTCCGCCACGTATCCACCGCATTGCGGAGTGCTTCCAGCAGTTCATTGCGGTTAATCGGCTTAAGCAGGTAGTCAAGTCCGCCGTGCCTCATCGTCTTGCGGATATAGGTGTAGTCATCATAGCCGCTGATCACAATCCTCTTCGATTCAGGCGCATGCTCCCCGATCCATTGCAGAAGCGTCAGGCCGTCCACATTGGGCATTTTCATATCCGTAAAAATAATCTCCGGCTGCTCACTCCGGATCAGCTCCATAGCCGCTGCCCCGTCGCAAGCTTCCAGCACATCGGTGATCTGATAATCTTCCCACTGGACCAGAAGCCGGATTGAATCTCTTACATCGGTCTCATCATCCACGATCAGTACTTTCATAGAGCCTGCCGTCCTTTCGTTGCGGGATTCTGATCACTACATAAAAGCCCGAAGGCTGGACCTGTCCTATCGATACCCCGGCCTCGTCATTAAAGAATAAGGAGAGTCTTGAGATCACATTGATCAGACCGATACTGCCCCCTACCGTTCCTCCGGAGGCTTCTTGCATCATGCGCTGCTTCAGCCGCTCCAGGTTCTCCGGCGAAATGCCCTGCCCGTTATCCCGGATTGAAAGAGTCAGCCCATCTTCGCCACTTTCCAGCTTAATGTCTATTTCGGCATTTTGCATCGATTCAAATCCATGCTTGAAGCAGTTTTCTACAAGAGGCTGCAGGATCATTTTGGGTACAAGCAGTTCCAGAGCGGAAGGTTCGGCAATGTCAATGGTGTAGTGCAGATGTTCCTTGAACCGCTGCTTCTGCAGCTCCAGATAGGCCTCCACATGAGCTATCTCTTTGGCGAGAGGGACAACGGACTCCTCGGTATTCATAGTGTAGTGCATCATTAGCCCGAGCGAGGAGGTCAGCTCGTATATCTTGGGCACCTTGTTGTGCAAGGCCACAGATCCGATGGACTGCAAGGTATTAAAGATAAAATGCGGATTGATCTGAGCCTGAAGCGCCTTCAGCTGGTTATCCTTGTTGGCAAGCTCCAGCCGGAGTTCCCGCATAATCAGATTGTCGATCGTATCGACCATATTCTTGATCGCACTGCCAAGCACACCGACCTCATCGCTGCGTTCCGAATCCCCATCAAACTGCAGCTTTCCCAATTTGATCCGCCGGATCGACTCAGTCAATTTCTTGATCGGGGTGGTTAGCTTAAGCGACACGTACAGCGTTGCCGCAACCGAAATGACCAGGAAGGTTATCAGGACAAGCACATTCATCCGAAGCACGCGTGAGGCGTTGTTGTATAGATAACTGTCCGGAATCTGCTTGGCTACAATCCAGGTCCGCCCGAACAGTTCAAATCTCTCGAAGACGACAATCCCCTGGAAGCCGCCGTTCTCTTGCCAGTAAAAGTGGCCGGAGCCATAGCTATAGCGGGCATGCTCCAGCCAGGCATAAGACGGCTTTTGCCCAATCTGACTTTCTTCGGAGGCATAGATGACGGTACCGGTATCATCCAGCAGATAGATGTTTTCTTCTCCCTTGTCATAGAGCATGTTCATGATATTACGAAAGCCGTCAAGCTTGAAGTCGATGGATACTATGCCGACCCTCTCTTTAAGCGGCGCCCGGTAGACCGGGCGATGAATGGTAAACACAGTGTTGGACGGGCTGTAGGGGAATTCCTCCATGCCGTAATTATGCGATGGGTGGGGCGGCTCCATATAGGGGTCATTTTTGTCCACCGGTTGAAGGAAGTGGCCGTCAAGACCGGCGTTGCCCGCCGTCCGCTTCAGATAGCCGTTGATCAGCAGCCAGGATTGATGGGTCAGGTCAGAGTAGAGATAGACCTGCTGAATATCCTTGGCCGACTGTTCAATGGCATGAAGACCGGAGTAAATATTAATCTCGACCAAAAAATCGCTGTAGCCCCGGTTCAGGATGTTATAGAGGCTATTTGGCATCTGAATATTGTTATATACGTACAGGGAAATGCTGTTCATCCCGCTGAGCAGATTGCTCAAGCTTGTAGTCCCTTGCCGGACCGTGTTTGAGTTTTCCCGGATAGCGTCTTCTTTCAACGAGTGCCTGGTATAGAAGTAGGAAATCAGGATAGATGCGGTGATCGGCAGGAGGATGGCGACCATCAGAAACATGCTCAACTTATAGCGGATGCTGCGGCGGAATTTCATGGCGGTCCCCCTCGCTCTACGAATTGGTTAACAGTCTAGCACCGCCTTGCAGGAAGGTCAATAGAAAGCCCCGGTGCTGAAATGGATATATGACCCATATCACGATTTTACACATTTTTGATCAATTACGGCTGTTTTTCGCTGGTGTGGCAGCAGCTATACTGAGATTGTAAAGCGCTTTCAAGAAAAACAAAACAGGGAGGTTATGGTATGAAACGATTTTGGTCCCTCTTCTTGACCGGCTCCTTAACGATCGCGGTTGCACTGTCCGGTTGCTCCGGTAATAACTCCAAGGCAAACGAGACGGCAGCCGGAACCCAGGATGGCGGCAACGCAGGCAAGGATGAGATTACCCTCTACACTATTCAGTCCACGAATCCTAAATTTCAGGATTGGCTCAAAGAAGCGGAGGAAAAGAGTGGCGTGAAGATCAACTGGGTCGCCGCGCCGACCGATTCGGACACCCGCCAGCAGAAGGTATCGACGATCCTTTCCTCCGGTGACAATACCGTTGACATCCTTGAGATCAATGATGAAATGGCAACCTCTTTTAAAAATGCCGGTTGGCTGGAGCCGCTGCAGGATACGGTCCTGACTGATGATGTGCGGAAACAGCTGCCGCAGGGCTATATGAAGGATATGCTGACCTCAAGCAAAGGTGATCTGATCGGCGTCCCCAGCTACACCGGTTATCTTGGCCTGTGGGTCGATCAGAAGAAGCTCGATGCCGCAGGCATGACTTCCATTAACAACGAAGAAGACTTTGTGAAATTTCTGAAAGCGACGACCAAAGACGGTCAGTACGGATACGGCGGCTCCTGGGAAAAGACGTATGTCTTCAACGAAATCGCGACCTTCGTCAATCTGTTCGGCGGCGATTACTTTGACTGGAGCAATGAAGGCAGCCGCAAGGCAGTCAAATTCATGTACGACATGGCCAATACCTGGAAGGTCACACCAGTGGATCAAATTGCGGACAAATATGAACAGATGAACCAGAAGTTCATCGACGGCAAATATGCTTCCGTCTTCATGTGGGGGACCGGTACGGATTACAAGCAGGCGAACCGCTACGGTGAAGATCAGATCCATATGATCAATATGCCGGAATTTGCGAAACGGAGTATCTTCACGGATTCCTGGAGCTATGTCCTGAACTCGGCTTCCAAGAACAAGGATGCTGCCATTAAGTTCCTGAAATATGCCGCCAGTGAAGACGGTGAATTGAACGGCTGGAAGAACTTTGACCGCTATCCGGCCAGAGCGGATGTTGCGGCCCAAGAAGAGGTTGCCGGAGACATCAAGACTATTTACAGCGAGATCCAATCGACCAACGAGGTGCATGGGCGTCCGATGCTGCCGCAGACGATGGAGTTCATCTCCGAGATGGGAACGCTGTTTCAGAACTACATCCAGGACAAAATTACGCTGGATGATTTCTGCAAAAAAGCACAGGAAGCCGTTGAACGTTACAAATAATCAGGGCCATTTCCCGGCAGCACAAGCAGGCTGATCTGTAGATGCCTGCTTGTGCCGCCCCTATTCTACGGATATGGCTAACCTGCGAGGAAGGTGCATTTCATGTATGCCAGCAAAAAATATTGGATGATTGCCTGGATTCTTGTACTGCCGGCGCTGCTGATCCGGATCTTCACGACCATATATCCCATTATCGAAACCTTCCATATCAGCTTGTTTGAGGTCAAACTGCTGCAGGGCATCCGCAGGTTTGTCGGCTTGGATAACTATGTTCAGCTTTTCCACGATTCGAAAATGATTACCTCTATCCGGTTTACGGCCATTTTCGTTGTGGGATCGATGATTGGCCATATTGTGCTCGGAATCATCCTGGCGCTAATTCTCAATATGAAATTCAGCGGACAAAAGGTGCTCCGAACCATCGTGCTGCTTCCCTGGGCCATGCCGATGGTCGTGATCGCGATGGCGTCCAAATGGGCCTTCAACAATGAATATGGTCTGATCAATGACTTTATCCGCCGGTTCGCCCCTTCCTTCAATCTGGACTGGTTGATCTACACCAATACAGCCCGCAGCGCCGTAATCGCCGTGGACCTATGGAAGGACCTGCCCTTCTTCGCCATTCTGGTGCTGGCCGGTCTGCAATTCATCTCCTCGGACATGTATGAGGCCGCCAAAATTGACGGAGCCGGAAGCATCCGCTCCTTTTTCAGTATCACGCTTCCGCTTATTTCCAGGAACATTCTGATGCTCAGCATATTCTTTACCATGTGGCGCATCACTTCCTTTGATGTTGTATACGCGATGACAAGCGGCGGGCCGGGTGAGAGCACCGCACTTATTGCCTACCGGGTAACCACCGAAGCGTTTACGAATCTGAATACCGGCTACGCCGCTTCGATTGCCGTCGTGCTGTTCCTGGTGATGGCTGTACTCAGCGGGCTCAGTATGTCGGCAGCCAAACGCGTAGACTATTAAGGAGCGATATCCTATGATCCCCAAAAACTCCAGATCTGTGCCGCTGACCCTGACCATATGGGGATTGGCTGCCATTGTCGCATTTCTTATTCTTTTTCCGCTGTGGTGGATCTTTATTTCTTCCATTACACCGGCCGGAGAGCTATTCTCCAAACCGGTCAAGTACTGGCCGGCCCATCCGACCTTGGACAGCTACCGTTATCTGATCAAGAATGTTGGCCTGTTGCCCAAAATAGGAAATACCGCAATTATTGTGGGGCTATCCATCCTGATTGGTATGGTCATCTCCGTCATGGCTGCCTTCAGTTTTGCCCGTTTCCGCACCAGAGGATTATCCATTGCCGTCGGCTTCCTGCTGGCCTCCATGCTGATTCCCGATGTGGTGACCGCGCGGCCGCTGTATGATTTTCTGCGCAGCGTTCATTTATACGATACGTATACCGGCCTGATCATCCTGTATATCAGCGGTATTCTTCCGTTCACCATCCTGATTCTGCAGAACTATCTGAATGATATTCCGGTCTCCATCGAGGAATCCGCCTCTATTGACGGCTGCGGCTTTTTCCAGTCGATGTTCTATGTGACGATTCCGCTCCTGAGACCGGCGCTGGCAACAGTATGTATCGTCAACTTTATTACCTGCCTGAACAATTTCTTCACACCGCTGTTCTATTCCAATGGCATCTCTGTGCTCTCAACAGCTATTACACAGTTGCCTCTTAGAGACAATATGTACGCGGTGCCCTGGGATCTGGTTAGTGCTATGGGCTGGATCATCATTCTGCCCATCATTATATTCGTCGCCATCTTCCAGAGACAGATCATGGAAGGCATTATGGCCGGCGGCGTCAAAGGCTGATTACCGAGAGGAGAAGAACAAATGAATATCAACCCGTTCCAGGGAGGACTGTCGTCGCTCCCTCTGATCAAGACCGGCAGAAGCCGGGCCATTAACGCAGAGAATCCGCACGGTGAAAAAGGAAAAGGAGGGATGGCCTCCGGCCCTCTCGGCCCCTCCCGCAAAGGCTCGCCCTGTATCCGGGATGTGGCGCCCGGGGCAACTGTAACGCTGGCTGAGATCAGCGGCCCTGGCATTATCGAGCACATCTGGATTACGGTGACTGATCATACCGAAGCGGATACTTTTGTTCTGCGCGATCTGGTGCTGCGCATGTATTGGGACGATGAGACGGAGCCTTCCGTTGAGAGCCCGCTGGGCGATTTCTTCTGCAATGGCTTCGGGAGAGGCTGCACCGTCAATTCCCAGCCGATCGTTGTCAATCCGACAAGAGGATTCAACTGCTATTTTCCGATGCCGTTCCGGAGCAAAGCCAGAATTGAAATCGAGAACCAGCATGAAGCGTCAATTCCTGCCTTCTTCTACCAGATTGATTATTGCCTGCATGACGAGCTGCCTGAAGATACGGCTTACTTCCACGCGCAATGGAAGCGGCAGCGGATCACGGATAAAGCGGAGGATTATATCATTCTCGACAACGTCAAAGGCCGCGGCCAATATGTCGGAACCTACATGGCACTTACCACGCTGGAGCGCTACTGGTGGGGAGAGGGCGAGATCAAGATGTATATCGACGGCGATAAGGAGTATCCGACCATCTGCGGCACCGGCACTGAGGATTATTTCGGGGGTGCCTGGAGCTTTGCGACTCAAAAGGACGGCAAGACGATCGAGAACACGTACTGCACGCCATACATGGGCTATCCCTACTATTCCAGCCATGACGAGGCCGTCCATAATCCGTACCACAATGACGATGCGCCGCCCATGCGTGGATTTTACCGCTGGCACATTCTGGACCCCATCCGGTTCCAGGAGGATCTGAAGGTTACCATTCAGCAGATCGGCGTGTATAAAAAGGGGCTGTTCGAACGCCAGGATGACGTGGCATCGGTCGCCTATTGGTATCAGACTGAGCCGCATCAGCCTTTCACACCGCTGATGGGCAAGGAGGAACGCTGGCCGCGCTAATAAGCGCGGCAGCAGGAACAACGGCTTGTTTCCTCTTTGGGGGGATGGCGTTTATACTGGATGTGCAGCCATCTTGATTGACGAAGGGATATGCCATGAAGCTTAGATCCATGATCTTGACTGCCCTTGTGCTGGTCCTGGCCGTTATTGGCACGGCGTGCCGGGGGAACAATAACCAAGTCGTGAATGACTCCGGCCCGGCAGGTGCGACCGCAGAGCCGGCCCCTACACTCAAGATCTTCAATTTCAAGGTCGAAATGGCCGAGCAGCTGGACACCCTGGTCAAGCGGTATCAGGAGGAGACCGGCGTGAACATTGAAGTTGATACCTGCGGCGGCGGCTGTGATTATAGTGCGGGACTTAAGACAAAGTTCAACTCCGGTGATAAGCCCGACATTTTTTTTGTGGCAGGCTACACCGATCTCGAGTTGTGGCAGGAGTATCTGGAAGATCTGTCCGACCAGCCATGGGTAGACGATATGCTTGATTTGGCCAAGCCGGCTATTACGAAGGACGGCAAGATTTACGGGATGCCGCTCGCCCTGGAAGGCTGGGGCTTCATTTATAACAAGGACCTGTTCCGCCAAGCTGGCATCCATTACACTCCCGCCACGCTGACGCAGCTGCGGGAAGCGGCCGCTAAGCTTAGGGCGGCCGGCATCCGTCCTTTTGAGAACGGCTATGCCGAGTGGTGGATTCTGGGGAATCATCTGCTTAACACCGCATTCGCCCAGCAGCCAGATCCGCTTGCATTTATTGAACGGGTGAAGAATGGCAGCGCCGCTCTGACAGACAATACGATATTTAAGCAATGGACGAACCTGATAGATTTGACCGTCGAGTACGGCCAGCCCAATCCGCTGCAGACGGATTATTACACACAGGTTGCTAACTTTGCGAACGGACGCGCCGCCATGATGCAGCAGGGAACCTGGACGCAGCTGCAGCTCGACAAGCTCCACCCGAACCTCAATATCGGATTTCTGCCGATGCCGATCAACGATGATGCCCAGGCTATGAACAAGCTTCCTGTTGGCGTTGCGAATTATTGGGTGGTGCTGAAGAACTCAAGAACAGAGGAAGAAGCCAAAGCCTTCCTGCGGTGGCTCGTATCTTCCCGCACCGGCCAGGCGTTCATCGTGGATGATGCCAAGCTCATTCCGGCGTTCAAGAGCATTCCGGCAACTGAAGCTAAGCTGGGTCCCCTGTCCGGGGAGATTCTGTCCTACATCAAGGAAGGCAAGACACTCCCCTGGTTATGGCAGCTGTACCCCGGCTACGAAGCGAACACCTGGCAAATGGCCACGCAGATCCAGTCGTATATCGGCAAGAAGATCGGGAAAGAAAAAATGCTTCAGGAATTCCAGAACATCTGGGACGACATGTCGGCAAAAGAAGCAAGCGAATAGCAGAGCCGCAAAAGGGAGATCAACAGCTGTTTATCGCTGCTAATCTCCCTTTTTGTAACCCAATCGTTGGTACGTTAGCCCAAACGGTGTGATTTCAATGCTATTGATTCCGGGCAACTCACGTTGATGATCCTATACCGGAAATTTTCTACACTCTCATGCAGAAAGGCTTCCAGCTTACGCGGCTCTCTGCCGAGCAAGCGCTGCACAGTGTCATTTGGACGTTCTGGAACTACCGTAGCCATGGATTGAATTTCCACAACATGGTTCGCAAGCCAAGGAGGCATATGCCCGTGTTCGATAAGATTACGGAGTAGTTCCTGGGGTTCCAAGTTGATGTAACTGATTGGCCGATTAAGCAGAGCGGATAGCCGATCCGCGATCTGAGGATAGCTGACAATCTCTGAACCCGTAAGCGTATATACTTGGCCGGACACCTCAGGGTTAGTTAGAGCTTCTGCGGCAACATCTGCGATATCGCGGCAGTCAATGAAGTTACATGGTGAATTGCCCATAGAGCCGAAGAAAACATTTTGGGTTGTAATTGTTGGGGCAAAGCGCATTATGTTTTGCATGAACGCATAAGGCCGCAACACGGTGTGGGTGAGACCTGATTCCCTCAGCGCATTCTCGATTTCTTGATGCCAGCCCGCGACTGCTACGGGAGCGCTCTGCTCAAAGGCAGGGCTGGATATTTTCACGATGTGTTTGATTCCAGATTCGCCTGCAAGCTGAATGATTGAAGTTTCCCATTCGATTTGTCTTGGACTGTTGGACAGGGCGAGGAAGAGCTGGCTGGCACCTGTAAAGGCGCGGCGCAGCGATTCGGGGTCAGCAGCATCTGCCCATGCGACCTCGATAGCCGACCGGCCTTTTTCTCCGATCTGATTACGCAGCTTCTCCGGCTCTCTGCTCAGAGCCCTGGCGGGCACACCAAGATCAATCAAACGTTCCACAAGCGCACGGCCTATCGTACCTGTTGCTCCCATAATAACTATCATTTTTTCATTCTCCTTTTGGATGACAATTTAGTTGCGGCGGTAAGACGCCACCGCCATATCACTATCGTGCTTGCTATGAATCCGGACAACGGGAAGTCGATCCAGATGCGGTCGGCCCAGGCCAAGTGAATGCCCGGCATCATAATGTCTAGTACACCGGATGTCACCCATGCCGCGCATAGGCCACACAAGGACCCGGCTAATGCGAACCCTCCTACCACAACCAAGTGAGGTGCGCCTAGAACCCATCGCATATCGCCCACTCGGCTGCGTAACAAAAGGCCCATCAGCAAGGCCATCAGGGCCGATGCACCGCCGATTGTGGTCAATGCCCCTATTTGAAGCCCCCTGTCAGCAGTGATCAGCCCCCCAATACTTGCCATGATGGCAGGAGCAGCATAGGCCATTACAACTTCACGCCATAATACCAAGGCCTTATTCCTGGAACCAACCGTCTTGATACCGTAAGCATCATCGGTCTGATTCGGGTATTTTATCTGGTTCATTTCGTTGCTCCCTTCTTTCTTTGAGATCATTCAATTTCATGGCTTTCAGCGAAATATAATTAGGTACCTAACTATATGGGAGTAAAAATAGGCTAGCATTACTAGCCCATTCTACTCATTACTGATGTTTCATTGCGGTTTCGAGCCTGGTTCGTTCGTAAGTGCAGCGATGCCCTGTGTAACCCGGCCCAGCAAGTCGAGAAATACGCTGCGCTCATCGCTACTGAGTAAGCCCACCATGGCTTCCAGCCAGGCGAAATGCTCAGGAGCCATTTCACGTAGCTTCTTATCTCCTTCTTCCGTCAAAACAACCGATCTCTGACGGCCATCTTCTGAGCTTAATCGCCTGGATACCAGGCCATCACGTTCAAGAGTGTCGATCAGACCCGTCACTGTAGCACGTGTAACGCCTAAATGCTCCGCTAATTGCGAAGGCAACTCTTCTCCTTCGTTATCCTCAAGATCGGCCAATACACGATATCGGCCTGTGGATAAGCCGAATCTGGAGAAATGAACCTCGGAGGCATGCCCAAGCTGGGCCCCAGCTGCCATTAGCCTAGACGCGACAAGTATAGCTTGTGCGTCAATGTCGAGGTTATAGCGGTCAATCTGACGCTTGGATTGTACAAGGGAGGGAATAGCCTCCATGTCATTTAATTTATTATTCTTGTTGTTCATACATGTAGTATGGCACCTAACTACTTTGGTGTCAACCTGCTATTTGCAGGACTCAATCGTATATTACATTCTTCCCTTCTTCAGTTAGTTTTTTTAAAGACAGGAGCATATGATTGATTTCTTCATCGGAATGTCTTTCCCATGAACTTAATTCCGCTAATATCTTCAGAGGGGATTTAGACCGGTATGAACGTGTTGGGTTTCCGGGAAATCTTTTATCAGTCAAATTCGGATCATTCTCGAACTCACCTACGGGCTCCACAATATAAATTCTCTCTTTTGAATTTGAGTTGGATTTTGCTAATTCAGCCCCCCATTTAGCAGCGTCTAACGTTGCCGTAAAATAGATATGATTCGATTTTTTATCCTGATAATTGGATAAATACAAGGGTTCAAGCAAGTCTCCTATTTTCAATTCTGCTTTCGTCCCATGGAAGAACGGACCTGGATCTAAGATGTTTTTGTTGTCATTCATATAGGCACACCCCTTTAGGTTTTGACTTTCGTATAAGAGTATAAGGCTACAGGGGCGCAAATTGTAGTCTATAAAAAAATTCCAAATCCGGTTATAATATAAGTAGAGAGTTATATATTTAGCACCGGAGCTTCAACCTTTTCGCTGTCTGTAACGGCAAATTGTCAGCTTGATTGGATATAAACGATATAGCGGAAATTTTCAATGGCCTTGATCATTCGGGAGGGAACTCTACCCAGGTGATTATAAAAACTGAACGGAAACTTAAAAACATGTCCAAAATCCCAGTCATGATGGGCATAATCCCTAGACCAATATTCATATTCAATCGGCAGCCATTCGGACCGTTCTGCGCGGGCGAAGTCCTCTTTTAAAATAGCTGACATGGCCGAGATCGAACAGAATATTCAACGCATGCGAGAAGGTCAGCATATGGCCTATTAAATCGTGATGAGCTTCCGCTCTATAAATGGTACGAAAAGAAGACAATTCAGTTAATATGAATGCTGACAGCTGCCCGGCATTCACAATATCGGGAAAATGATCGTTCTGATCAATCTCCAATCTCCTCACATCGGACACGGAATACCCGAGCCAAGATCTCCCGGGGATAGACTTGTCGAAAGAACGAATCAATGTGGAGATTCCCAGGATTTCATCCTTCGTCCCCCATCCCCCCAGCTCTTGAATGGCCAACAAGCTTAGCGCCGCATAGATCACATTGTGTCCGACCCAATGCAGCTCA is a window of Paenibacillus sp. FSL H3-0469 DNA encoding:
- a CDS encoding MarR family transcriptional regulator: MEAIPSLVQSKRQIDRYNLDIDAQAILVASRLMAAGAQLGHASEVHFSRFGLSTGRYRVLADLEDNEGEELPSQLAEHLGVTRATVTGLIDTLERDGLVSRRLSSEDGRQRSVVLTEEGDKKLREMAPEHFAWLEAMVGLLSSDERSVFLDLLGRVTQGIAALTNEPGSKPQ
- the arr gene encoding NAD(+)--rifampin ADP-ribosyltransferase is translated as MNDNKNILDPGPFFHGTKAELKIGDLLEPLYLSNYQDKKSNHIYFTATLDAAKWGAELAKSNSNSKERIYIVEPVGEFENDPNLTDKRFPGNPTRSYRSKSPLKILAELSSWERHSDEEINHMLLSLKKLTEEGKNVIYD